CCGACCATGGTTTCGAGACCGCTGCGATAGCCGGTCGCCGCAATCACCACGTCCGGCTCGATGACCTTGCCGTCGCTCAGGCGCACGCTTTTGCCGCTGAAGGACGCCACCGGCGCGACCACCGTGATACGGCCGGCCTTGAGTGCCGCCACGGCACCGTCGTCGACCGCAATGGCGATCTGTTCGGCGCCGAGGCGGCTCGCACCGCCCTTCGGCGCCGGCGGCAAGCCATGGCGCGTGAGGTCGCCAAAGATGAGACGCTGCGTTGCCGAGATCATCGTGTCGACGACCGATGTCGGCAATTGCGCCATGATGCCGGCGAAGCGATGGACGGCCACGCTGCCGACCCGCTTGGGCAGCAGCGATGGCCCCTGCCTTGCCGACAGCCATATCTCCTTGGTGTCGACACCGGAAAGATGGTTGAGCACATCGAAGCCTGAATTTCCAGCACCCACCACCAACACGCTCTTGCCCGCATAGGCCTGCGCCGCGCCGAACTCGCCGGCGTGGATGAGCCGGCCCTGAAAGGATTTTATCCCGTCCCAATCCGGTATCCACGGCAAGCGGTCACGCCCCGTGGCCACGATCACCTGGCTGGCCCGACGCACGCCCTCGATGGTGTGCACAAGCCAGCCGCCATCCTTGCGCTCGATGCGCTCGACGGTCGTGCCAAATTCGACAACGAGGCCCCGCTCAGTGGCAAACCGTTCCAGATAATCGACGATGACGCCCTTGTTCGGGAAGGCGGGGGTACGGGGCGGGTAGGAAAGCCCCGGCAGCATGGAAAGCGCCCGGTGGGTGTTGAGGTGCAACTGCTCATGCCGGCACCGCCACGGCTCGGCGAGCCGAAACTCCTTCTCCAGGATGACGACCGACACACCATGGCCGCGCAGCGCATCGGCGGCTGCCAACCCGGCGGCGCCCGCGCCTATGACGATCACCGGCTCGTTGGCTGCCGGCCCGGTCGTTGTTGCCGCCATTGCGTCGCGAATCCTTTTTCGATGCATTCCCGCCAGTTGCGCCCTATATGGCACTTGCGCGATATGGTCGATAATCAGGTCGCGTCAATGCGATTGATTCGAGGTCCGTGGGCTGGGGGATTTCGTGTTAACGGTGCATGGCCCAACGGGAAGGGTCGTGCGGAGAGATCAAAGCGGTGCAGCGTTCCTTGCGTGTCCAGCGGGACACGCAGCGCAGTAGCCGGCACGCGGAAGTTCGACCATGCCCCCCTTGCGCATCTATTTTGATCGCCTGCTCGAAGGCGCGGCGCCCAAGGTGGAACGGCGCGGACTAACTCTTGTCGAGCGGCTGGCGCTGGTTCGCCGGCATGGCGATTTCTCGCTTGCCTATTCGACCGCCGTCCAGGACAAGCTTTCCTATTTCGGCGATACCGACGGCTACATCGCCTTCGGCACCAAGATGAAGCACCACTTCGCGCTTGGCGATCCGGTGGTGGCTCCAGCCCTCCGGCCCGACTACATCAGGCGCTTCGTCGAGAGCGCCGGCAGCCCATGGTTCGTGCAGATCGGCGAAGAGACCGCGCGGGTGCTGGCCGAGCTCGGCTACAAGATCAATCGCCTGGGCGTCGACACCCGCCTCAATCTGCCCGAACATGATTTTTCCGGCAAACGCAACGAGACCGTGCGCTATTCCGAGCGCTGGCTCTTGAAGAAAGGCTTTTCGTTCGACGAGGACAGGCGCACGGTCCCCCTCGACGAGATCGCCCGGCTTTCCGGAAACTGGCGCGGCGACCGCATCGTCAAGCGATGGGAGATGGGTTTCCTCAACCGCCCGTTCTACGACAATCTCGGCAAAGACATGCGCCGTTTCGTGCTGTACGACCCGGACGGTGACCTTGTCGCGCTGCTCGATTTCGACCCGCTGTTTCGCGACGGCAAGGTCATCGGCTACACGACGGCCTTCAAGCGCAAGCATGTCGGTGCCTCGTCGCATGCCGAGATCGGGCTGACCAAATTCGCCGTCGACCGTTTTCGCGAAGAGGGCATCTCGGTCGTCACGCTCGGCCTGTCGCCGATGCTCGACATCGGGTCAAGCGGATTTGCCGAGAGCGATTTCTGGCGCAATGCCTTCCAGCGTGCCTATGACTCGCCATGGGTCAACCGCCGCCGGTTCAACCTGCAGGGCCAGGCGGCATTCAAGCGCCGCTTCCATGGCGCGGAGGAGCCGGTCTATATCGCCTTCCGCGAAGGGACTTATGTCGAGATGCTCGGGCTGTTGCGGCTGGTCAAGGCGATTTGAAGTTCTGGTTTGGCTTCGCCGCGTCAGTTCCTTAGCCGGTAGCCGGTCCTGAAGATCCAGGCGACGATCGCTATGCAGATCGCCAGGAAGGCCAGCGTCATGCCCAGGCTGACACCGACAGAGACGTCAGCCTTGCCGAAAAAACTCCAGCGGAACCCACTGATCAGGTACACCACCGGGTTGAACAGCGTGATCGTCTTCCAGATGCCGGGCAGCATGTGGATCGAATAGAAGCTGCCGCCGAGGAAGGTCAGCGGCGTGATGATCAGAAGCGGCACCAGCTGCAGCTGCTCGAAGCTTTTTGCCCAGATGCCGATGATGAAACCGAACAGGCTGAAGGTCACCGCCGTCAGCACCAGGAAGGCAACCATCCAGAACGGATGTTCGATGTGAAGCGGCACGAACAGTGATGCCGTCGCCAGGATGATCAAGCCGAGGATGATCGACTTGGTCGCGGCACCCCCGACATAGGCGATGACGATCTCCAGATAGGAGACCGGCGCCGACAGCAATTCGTAGATCGAGCCGACGAACTTCGGGAAGTAGATGGCGAAGGACGCGTTGGAGATCGATTGCGTCAAGAGCGACAGCATGATCAGCCCCGGCACGATGAAGGCGCCATAGCTGATGCCGTCGATCTCGGTGATGCGCGAGCCGATGGCCGAGCCGAAGACAACGAAATAGAGCGATGTCGAGATGACCGGCGAGACGATGCTTTGCAGCACGGTGCGGAACGCGCGCGCCATCTCGACCCGGTAGATCGCCCATACTGCGCGCAGGTTCATGGCTCTCTCCTCACCAGATTGACGAAGATCTCCTCGAGCGAGCTGTTGAGCGTGTCGATGTCGCGGAACTGGATGCCGCCGGCTTCGAGATCGCGGATCAGCGATGCGACGCCGGGGCGCTCGGCCTGGTTGTCATAGGTGTAGGTCAGCTGCCCGCCATCCGGCGACAGCTCCAGCGCATAGCTCGAGAAGGCCTCCGGAATGACCGTCAGCGGGTTGCGCAGCTCCAGCACCAGCCGCTTGCGGCCGAGCTTGCGCATCAGCTCGGCCTTGTTCTCGACCAGGATGATCTCGCCGCGATTGATGACGCCGACGCGGTCGGCCATGGCCTCGGCTTCCTCGATGTAATGCGTGGTGAGGATGATGGTGACGCCGTCCTCGCGCAGCCGGCGCACCATCTCCCACATGTCCTGGCGCAATTCGACGTCGACGCCGGCGGTCGGCTCGTCGAGGAACAGGACGCGCGGCTCGTGCGACAGCGCCTTGGCGATCATCAGCCGCCGCTTCATGCCGCCCGAGAGCGTAATCGCCTTGGCGTCCTTCTTGTCCCACAGCGAAAGATCGCGCAGCACCTTCTCAACAAAGCCATGGTTGGCCGGCTTGCCGAACAGGCCGCGGCTATAGTTGACCGTCGCCCAGACCGTCTCGAAGGCGTCGATCGTCAGTTCCTGCGGCACCAGGCCGATCAGGCTGCGCGCCGCGCGGTAATCCTTGCTGATGTCGTGGCCGTCGACCGTGACCGTGCCCGTCGAGCGGTTGACGATGCCGCAGACGATCGAGATCAGCGTCGTCTTGCCGGCGCCATTGGGCCCGAGCAGTGCGAAGATTTCGCCACGCTGGATGTCGAGGTTGACTTCCTTGAGCGCGGTGAAACCGGTGGCGTAGGTCTTGGAGACCCCGGAAATGGACAGGATGGAGGGCATGGCTGAACGGCTGCTTGAAAGAGGTCCCCTGATATAGGCCGAATGTCGCTGCGTGCAACCGGAAGTCAATGGCGTCGCTGACAGTTCTGGGGCGCTGCTGACAGTTCTGGACATTGGAAGCAATCGCCTGGGAATGCGCCGCATGCAACCGGTAAAATTGTCCTGTGGCGTTGAGCCTCGCGGCAGGACGCCGCTTTGACCTGAACGCGCTTCGGGCCTATTCTTCGCGAGTATTAGCAGCAGCCGGAGCCCGCCATGGACCCGCTCATACTTTCGCGCATCCAGTTCGGCGCGAATATATCGTTTCATATTCTGTTTCCGACCATCACCATTGCGCTCGGCTGGGTGCTGCTCTTCTTCAAACTTCGCTATAACGCGACAGGCGATTCAGCCTGGATGCGCGCCTATTTTACCTGGGTGAAGGTGTTCGCGCTGTCCTTCGCCATGGGCGTGGTTTCCGGTGTCACGATGAGCTTCCAGTTCGGCACCAACTGGCCGGGCTACATGGAAAAGGTCGGCAATATCGCCGGGCCGTTGCTGGCCTATGAGATCCTCACCGCCTTCTTCCTCGAAGCTGCGTTCCTCGGCATCATGCTGTTCGGCTTCCGCCGCGTCTCCAACCGCATCCACACGTTGGCGACGGTGCTGGTGGCCGGCGGCACCACCTTGTCCGCCTTCTGGATCATCGCGCTCAATTCCTGGATGCAGACGCCAGCCGGCTTCGAGATCCGTGACGGCGTGGCACACGCCGTCGACTGGTGGGCGATCGTCTTCAATCCGTCGATGCCCTACCGCCTCGTCCACATGCTGCTTGCCTCCGGCCTGACGGTCTCGTTCCTGATCGCCGGCCTGTCGGCGCTGCGCTATCTCTACGGCGACCGTTCGGAATCGATGTGGAAGGCGCTGCGCACCGGCGTGTTCACCGCGGCTGTCCTGATCCCGATCCAGATCTTTGCCGGCGACCAGCATGGCCTGAACACGCTGGAGCATCAGCCGCAGAAGGTCGCCGCCATGGAAGCGAACTGGAACACCGGCCCCAACGTGCCGCTGATCCTGTTTGCCATCCCCGACGAAGCGGCCAGGGAGAACAGGTTCGAGCTCGCCATTCCCGATGGCGCGAGCCTGATCCTGCGCCACAGCGCCAGCGGGGTCGTGCCGGGCCTGAACGACTATCCCGGCAACCATCCCCCGGTGTTTCCGGTGTTCTGGGGGTTTCGCATCATGGTCGGCACCGGGCTGATGATGCTCGCCGTCTCCTGGTCGGCCGCCTTCTTCCTCAAACGCCGCCACAGCCTGCCAAAGCCGCTCGCCATGCTGATGGTGCCGATGGGGCTGTCCGGCTGGCTGGCGACGCTCGCCGGCTGGTACACCACCGAGATCGGCCGCCAGCCCTGGCTGGTCACCGGCGTGCTCAAGACCGCCGACGCCGTTGGCCCGATCGCCGGCAGCCATGTCGCGCTGACGCTCGTCATCTACCTGATCCTCTATGTGCTGCTTTTGATCGCCTATCTCGGCGTGCTGGTGCATCTGGCGCTGAAAGCAGCGAAGGACGGCGACACCTCGCCGTTGCCGGGTGTTCTCAACGCGCCGCTGTCACAGCCGGCCGCAGGAGCGTGACATGAGCTACGACTGGCCAACCCTGCTCCCCCTGATCTTCGCCGGCCTGATGGGGCTCGCCATCCTGATCTACGTCATTCTCGATGGCTTCGATCTCGGCATCGGCATCCTGTTTTCGGTGGCTGAAGATGCCGAGCAGGACACGATGATCGCGGCCATCGGCCCGTTCTGGGACGCCAACGAAACCTGGCTGGTGCTGGCGGTCGGCCTGTTGCTGGTCGCCTTCCCGCTGGCGCACGGCATCATCCTCACCGCGCTCTACATCCCGGTCTTCGTGCTGCTGATCGGCCTGATCCTGCGCGGCGTCGCCTTCGATTTCCGCGCCAAGGTGCCGGCAGGCAGGAAGCATCGCTGGAACCGCATCTTCTTCCTGGGCTCAATCATCGCCTCGCTGGCGCAGGGCTATATGCTGGGCGTCTATGTGCTGGGCCTCGATGTCGGCCTGGGCGGCATGGCCTTCGGCGCGCTGGTGGCGCTCTGCCTTTCGGCGGCCTATGCGGCGATGGGCGCGGCCTGGGTGATCTACAAGACCGAAGGCGCGTTGCAGAAGAAGGCTGTGCGTTGGCTGCGCACCGCGCTGGTGCTGACCGCGTTCGGCATGGCCGCCGTGTCGCTGGCGACCCCCTTCGCCAGCCCGCGCATCTTCGACAAATGGTTCGTCTGGCCGGAGGTGCTTTATCTGTCGCCGCTGCCGATCCTGTCGGCGATACTGTTCCTGTGGCTGTGGTGGCAGACCTTCCATCTGCCGAAGCCCGATGACCGCCATTCCCTGACGCCATTCCTGACGCTGGCCGCCATCTTCGCGCTCGGCTTTGCGGGGCTGGCCTGGTCGTTCTATCCGTTCGTGGTGCCCGACCGGCTGACGATCTGGCAGGCGGCATCCGCGCCCGAAAGCCTGGCCATCATCCTGGCCGGCACGGTGGTGGTACTGCCGGTCATCATCTTCTATTCGTTCTATGCCTACCGGGTGTTCGGCGGCAAGGCGACGGACCTGACATACGATTGACCGGGACCGCCGCCCGCTCGCGGCGGCACCCGGCGGATCCGGCTATCCAGGCGCTTCAGATCAACCCGGAATCGCGTGCCGCCGCCGTGGCCTGGCCGCGAGAGCCGGCGTCCAGCTTGCCCAGCACCGCCGAGACATGGTGGTCGACGGTCTTTGGCGAAATGGTAAGATGCTCGGCAATCCGTTTGTTGGAAAAGCCACGCTCGATCAGCTGCAGCACTTCCATCTGCCGCTGGGTCAGGCCGGCGCTGTTGGCGCGTGTGGTGCGGCGCGGCCCGCGCGCAATGTGGTTGACGCCGTTTCGCCGCATGGTGTCGCGCACATGGCTCGCAACCGGCCGGGCGCCGAGGGCCTCGAAGATCTCCAGCGCCAGGCGTTGCGACGCCTCGTCGCCCTGGGCGAGCGCCAGTGCGCGTTCGTAGGGCGCGTCGAGATCCGCCCAAATCGCGGCCGCCGCTCGCCAGTCTCCGTGAAGAAGCATCCGGTAGGGCGCGGCCATGCCGGCCGTGTCGCCGGGGGCGACATCGGGAGCCAGCAGCTGCCGCCAGCAGGCCAGTTCGGCGAAGACCGCCCGCGTCGGTGAGAGGGTTTCGGCAAGATCGATCAGTCGCAGCGCCTCATCCTTTTGCGCCTCGCCCAGCCATGCCTGCTCGGCAACGACAGCGGCATAGGGCAACAGCCGCTGCAGTTCGGCTCCCCTTTCCAGGAACCGCATCATCTCGCCGAGAAGCGGTTCGACCGA
The nucleotide sequence above comes from Mesorhizobium shangrilense. Encoded proteins:
- a CDS encoding flavin-containing monooxygenase; this encodes MAATTTGPAANEPVIVIGAGAAGLAAADALRGHGVSVVILEKEFRLAEPWRCRHEQLHLNTHRALSMLPGLSYPPRTPAFPNKGVIVDYLERFATERGLVVEFGTTVERIERKDGGWLVHTIEGVRRASQVIVATGRDRLPWIPDWDGIKSFQGRLIHAGEFGAAQAYAGKSVLVVGAGNSGFDVLNHLSGVDTKEIWLSARQGPSLLPKRVGSVAVHRFAGIMAQLPTSVVDTMISATQRLIFGDLTRHGLPPAPKGGASRLGAEQIAIAVDDGAVAALKAGRITVVAPVASFSGKSVRLSDGKVIEPDVVIAATGYRSGLETMVGDLGVLDGKGVSKANGGTPTGQPGLWFIGMRPSLTSYFHSAGIQARAIARQIAKAR
- a CDS encoding phosphatidylglycerol lysyltransferase domain-containing protein, coding for MPPLRIYFDRLLEGAAPKVERRGLTLVERLALVRRHGDFSLAYSTAVQDKLSYFGDTDGYIAFGTKMKHHFALGDPVVAPALRPDYIRRFVESAGSPWFVQIGEETARVLAELGYKINRLGVDTRLNLPEHDFSGKRNETVRYSERWLLKKGFSFDEDRRTVPLDEIARLSGNWRGDRIVKRWEMGFLNRPFYDNLGKDMRRFVLYDPDGDLVALLDFDPLFRDGKVIGYTTAFKRKHVGASSHAEIGLTKFAVDRFREEGISVVTLGLSPMLDIGSSGFAESDFWRNAFQRAYDSPWVNRRRFNLQGQAAFKRRFHGAEEPVYIAFREGTYVEMLGLLRLVKAI
- a CDS encoding ABC transporter permease produces the protein MNLRAVWAIYRVEMARAFRTVLQSIVSPVISTSLYFVVFGSAIGSRITEIDGISYGAFIVPGLIMLSLLTQSISNASFAIYFPKFVGSIYELLSAPVSYLEIVIAYVGGAATKSIILGLIILATASLFVPLHIEHPFWMVAFLVLTAVTFSLFGFIIGIWAKSFEQLQLVPLLIITPLTFLGGSFYSIHMLPGIWKTITLFNPVVYLISGFRWSFFGKADVSVGVSLGMTLAFLAICIAIVAWIFRTGYRLRN
- a CDS encoding ABC transporter ATP-binding protein → MPSILSISGVSKTYATGFTALKEVNLDIQRGEIFALLGPNGAGKTTLISIVCGIVNRSTGTVTVDGHDISKDYRAARSLIGLVPQELTIDAFETVWATVNYSRGLFGKPANHGFVEKVLRDLSLWDKKDAKAITLSGGMKRRLMIAKALSHEPRVLFLDEPTAGVDVELRQDMWEMVRRLREDGVTIILTTHYIEEAEAMADRVGVINRGEIILVENKAELMRKLGRKRLVLELRNPLTVIPEAFSSYALELSPDGGQLTYTYDNQAERPGVASLIRDLEAGGIQFRDIDTLNSSLEEIFVNLVRREP
- a CDS encoding cytochrome ubiquinol oxidase subunit I → MDPLILSRIQFGANISFHILFPTITIALGWVLLFFKLRYNATGDSAWMRAYFTWVKVFALSFAMGVVSGVTMSFQFGTNWPGYMEKVGNIAGPLLAYEILTAFFLEAAFLGIMLFGFRRVSNRIHTLATVLVAGGTTLSAFWIIALNSWMQTPAGFEIRDGVAHAVDWWAIVFNPSMPYRLVHMLLASGLTVSFLIAGLSALRYLYGDRSESMWKALRTGVFTAAVLIPIQIFAGDQHGLNTLEHQPQKVAAMEANWNTGPNVPLILFAIPDEAARENRFELAIPDGASLILRHSASGVVPGLNDYPGNHPPVFPVFWGFRIMVGTGLMMLAVSWSAAFFLKRRHSLPKPLAMLMVPMGLSGWLATLAGWYTTEIGRQPWLVTGVLKTADAVGPIAGSHVALTLVIYLILYVLLLIAYLGVLVHLALKAAKDGDTSPLPGVLNAPLSQPAAGA
- a CDS encoding cytochrome d ubiquinol oxidase subunit II, whose translation is MSYDWPTLLPLIFAGLMGLAILIYVILDGFDLGIGILFSVAEDAEQDTMIAAIGPFWDANETWLVLAVGLLLVAFPLAHGIILTALYIPVFVLLIGLILRGVAFDFRAKVPAGRKHRWNRIFFLGSIIASLAQGYMLGVYVLGLDVGLGGMAFGALVALCLSAAYAAMGAAWVIYKTEGALQKKAVRWLRTALVLTAFGMAAVSLATPFASPRIFDKWFVWPEVLYLSPLPILSAILFLWLWWQTFHLPKPDDRHSLTPFLTLAAIFALGFAGLAWSFYPFVVPDRLTIWQAASAPESLAIILAGTVVVLPVIIFYSFYAYRVFGGKATDLTYD